One Brassica napus cultivar Da-Ae chromosome C4, Da-Ae, whole genome shotgun sequence genomic region harbors:
- the LOC106425858 gene encoding protein JINGUBANG-like → MFAEADNNMMHPDPNLSSAMTDQTEDEYGLRNSSASAVGTGMYGRMSCEGSPVMMSPWNQASPFTQTEWSNVDENLPQNGLIGSLVREEGHIYSLAATKDLLYTGSDSKNIRVWKNLKEFSAFKCNSGLVKAIVISGEKIFTGHQDGKIRVWKVSPKNQSSHKRSGTLPTLKDIFKASLKPSNYVEVKKNRTALWIKHADAVSCLSLNEEQGLLYSASWDRTIKVWRISDSKCLESIPAHDDAVNSVVSTTEAIVFSGSADGTVKAWKREQQGKHTKHTLMQTLTKQETAITALAVNKNGTAVYFGSSDGLVNFWERDQKQLNYGGVLEGHKLAVLCLEVAGSLVFSGSADKTICVWKRDGNIHTCLSVLTGHTGPVKCLAVEENLEVSERKDHKWIVYSGSLDKSVKVWGVSESFIDMNNMCTMQQQQHVISHSEVVMSDGSFSSSAGGASSHQRG, encoded by the coding sequence ATGTTCGCCGAGGCGGATAACAATATGATGCATCCTGATCCGAATCTCTCCTCCGCAATGACCGACCAGACCGAGGACGAGTACGGCCTACGTAACAGCAGTGCATCTGCGGTTGGCACAGGCATGTACGGTAGAATGAGCTGCGAAGGTTCTCCAGTGATGATGTCTCCCTGGAACCAAGCATCTCCATTTACTCAAACCGAATGGTCTAACGTCGATGAAAATCTACCTCAGAATGGTCTTATTGGCTCGCTTGTACGTGAAGAAGGCCACATCTATTCTTTAGCGGCCACAAAAGATCTTCTTTACACTGGTTCCGATAGTAAGAACATCCGCGTGTGGAAGAATCTAAAGGAGTTTAGTGCGTTTAAATGCAACAGTGGATTGGTAAAGGCCATTGTGATTTCAGGGGAAAAGATTTTCACAGGTCACCAGGACGGTAAGATTCGCGTTTGGAAAGTATCTCCTAAGAACCAAAGCTCCCACAAACGCTCTGGAACGTTACCTACTTTAAAAGATATATTCAAGGCCTCTCTCAAACCAAGTAACTATGTTGAGGTGAAGAAAAACCGCACCGCGCTTTGGATCAAACACGCGGACGCTGTCTCTTGTTTGAGCCTAAATGAAGAACAAGGGCTGTTGTATTCTGCTTCATGGGATCGAACAATCAAGGTGTGGAGGATCTCTGATTCGAAGTGCCTAGAATCAATCCCAGCTCACGATGATGCTGTAAATTCTGTGGTATCAACAACGGAAGCGATTGTGTTCTCTGGATCAGCTGATGGAACAGTGAAAGCGTGGAAGCGTGAGCAACAAggaaaacacacaaaacacaCGCTCATGCAAACGTTAACAAAGCAAGAAACTGCTATCACAGCTTTGGCTGTGAATAAAAATGGTACTGCTGTGTACTTCGGTTCGAGTGATGGTTTGGTGAATTTTTGGGAGAGAGATCAGAAGCAATTGAACTACGGTGGTGTTTTGGAGGGACACAAACTTGCTGTTCTTTGCCTTGAAGTTGCGGGCAGTCTTGTCTTCAGTGGGTCTGCTGATAAGACAATATGTGTGTGGAAGAGAGATGGAAATATCCATACATGTCTCTCTGTACTAACTGGTCACACAGGTCCTGTAAAATGTTTAGCGGTAGAAGAAAATCTTGAAGTGTCAGAACGGAAAGACCATAAATGGATTGTATATAGTGGAAGTCTGGACAAGTCAGTAAAAGTATGGGGAGTTTCAGAATCATTCATTGACATGAACAACATGTGTACgatgcagcaacaacaacatgTCATATCTCATTCGGAGGTTGTTATGTCTGATGGCAGTTTCTCCTCATCAGCTGGTGGAGCCAGCAGCCATCAGAGAGGTTAA